From Ptiloglossa arizonensis isolate GNS036 chromosome 14, iyPtiAriz1_principal, whole genome shotgun sequence, the proteins below share one genomic window:
- the Clic gene encoding chloride intracellular channel protein 5 has protein sequence MADDSHENGTSNGEVPEIELIIKASTIDGRRKGACLFCQEYFMDLYLLAELKTISLKVTTVDMQKPPPDFRTNFQATPPPILIDNGDAILENEKIERHIMKNIPGGHNLFVQDKEVATLVENLFSKLKLLLLNAKDKDKDPKSSSLMAHLRKIDEHLGRKGTRFLTGDTMCCFDCELMPRLQHIRVAGKYFADFEIPETLVHLWRYMHHMYRLDAFLQSCPADQDIINHYKLQQSMKMKKHEELETPTFTTSIPIEVNDD, from the exons GCATCTACTATCGATGGTCGTCGAAAGGGGGCCTGTCTCTTCTGCCAAGAGTATTTCATGGATTTGTATCTTCTCGCTGAGCTGAAGACAATCTCGTTGAAAGTGACCACGGTCGACATGCAGAAACCACCTCCGGACTTTCGCACCAACTTCCAAGCGACTCCGCCGCCGATCTTGATCGATAATGGCGACGCGATATTGGAGAACGAGAAAATCGAACGGCACATCATGAAAAACATTCCCGGTGGACACAATCTCTTCGTGCAGGACAAAGAAGTGGCTACCCTCGTCGAAAACTTGTTCAGC AAATTGAAACTGTTATTATTGAACGCAAAGGATAAGGACAAAGACCCGAAATCATCGTCCCTGATGGCACATTTACGCAAAATCGACGAGCATCTGGGTCGCAAGGGTACGCGATTCCTCACAGGTGACACAATGTGTTGTTTCGACTGTGAGCTGATGCCACGACTCCAGCACATCAGGGTCGCTGGCAAATATTTCGCCGACTTTGAGATCCCGGAAACTCTGGTCCATCTATGGCGATATATGCATCATATGTACAGGCTGGATGCTTTTTTGCAAAGTTGCCCGGCCGACCAGGATATTATTAATCATTACAAGTTGCAGCAG AGCATGAAGATGAAGAAGCACGAAGAACTAGAGACTCCAACCTTCACGACCAGTATCCCCATTGAGGTCAACGACGACTAG